A stretch of DNA from Candidatus Methylomirabilota bacterium:
AGGTCGAGTGGCATCGCGGCGAACTCTTTCCGAGAGTCGGTTTCATCGTGACCAATATGAGCGCACAAGCCCAAGGGGTGATTCACTTTTACAACGGTCGCGGCACCGCCGAGCAGTGGATCAAGGAAGGCAAATATGCCTTGAGCTGGACGAGACTGTCCTGCCAACATTTTGTCCCGAATCAGGTGCGGTTGGGTCTGTTTGTCTTGGCCTATAACCTGGGCAATTTTCTGCGGCGTCTGGTCCTTCCCAGAAGAATTAAACATTGGTCCCTTCGCACCCTATTGACCAAACTGATCAAGATCGGAGCGAAGGTGGTTCACCATAGCCGGATCGTCACGTTTCAAATGGCGGAGGTCGCGGTAAGCAAGGAGATATGGGCCGAGATATGGTCTCGGATTGACCGATTGAGATGGATAACAGCCTAGCGCCAAGTGTTTCTGATCAAGCGGCTGGAGAGGTGTCTCAAATAATCGGATTTTTGGACAGCACCTTCATAATCCAGGGAGCAGAGGCCCTTTTCAGCCGAAATATGGGGGAAAACGCTGGCTTCAAGGTTGGGATGGTGCTAGATTTCGATCATTCATCACGGGGAGGACAGAGGAACACGGATCCGAAGTTGATATGAGGAATATCGCTTAAGAGGAGTTCGCACATATGTCTTACGAGGAAGGAAGTTTCGACGGTAGGGGCTTTGCGCCAGAACCGAAAGGGAGGCAACTGTAATGAGAAATGTTTCTGTTGTGGCTATCAGTGTCATGTTGTTCGTGGGCTTGGGTGCGTCAACTCCTGCGGGCGCGCAGGCTGCGGCTGATGCGAAGACGTTCGTCCAGGTGGCCAGCGGGTACCGTGTCATTCCCAACCTTACCTATCTAAGGGCCGGGGGTGTGGATCTACAACTCGACGTTTATCACCCCCTTGGGTTGACGAACCCGAATCCAACGCTCATCTATTTCCACGGCGGGGGATGGACAAATGATAACAAGGAAAGCTCCGCGCTCGCGTTCCTGCCGTATCTTGAAATGGGCTGGACGGTGGTCAACGTGGAGTATCGGCTAGCGGATGCGGCGCATGCCCCAGCCGCAGTGGAGGATTGTCGCTGTGCACTGCGCTGGGTCTACAGGAACGCCGAACAATACAAATTCGACCTCGATAAATTGGTCGTTACCGGAACCTCGGCGGGCGGACATCTGGCACTCACCACGGGGATGCTTCCCGAATCGGCCGGCTTGGATCGCCAATGCCCCGGCAACAGACGTCGGGCGTGGTCCACTGGGACGACGTCGACCGAGGAGCTGAAGGTGGCGGCCATCATCAACTGGTATGGAATCACCGACGTTGTGGATCTGATCGAGAGGACTCCGGGACCTTCAGGGTCATACACTGAGGCATGGCTTGGCAGCAGCATCGATCGGGAGCAGGTCGCGAGACGTGTGTCGCCGCTCACGTATGTGCGTCAAGGATCTCCGCCGGTTCTCACAGTTCATGGCGATGCCGATCAGCTCGTCCCCTACTCTCACGGCGTAAGCCTGCACAAAGCGCTCGAGGAGGCCGGAGTGCCCAACAAGCTTGTGACCGTGCCCGGTGGTGGCCATGGTGGGTTCAGCGACGAAGAGCGCGCAAGGATCTACACCGCCATTCGCGACTTCCTCAGTACACATGTGGTCGTGCGTAGGACGTCGAATTAACAGCGGCCGGTTGGGCGCAATCGGAATCAGAGGGAGGGGTCAGGCGTTCGTATATCGGAAGTGAACAGCGCACTTGGACGATTCTCACCCAACATAGATCAGTTGATACTCAGTACCTAAACTCAAGCACTGCAGCTATTTCCACTATTCCCTGAACCCTTCGAGGGCAAGGAAGCAAATCTCTCGGGACAGGAGGGGGCATCTCCTGGGGCTGGCTCAGGGCATTAAATCACCCCTTGGCCTGAGAGCAAAGCTCGGCCGAAGCAGCTTAGGATGTCAAGAAAAAAATGCACTCGCAGGTTTTTAAAGCAGATAGGAGTGGACCTAATCCCTTTGGGGGCAACCAGTTATAGTATGCATTTTCAGCCGCCCAGGCGTTTACAGAGGGGAGGCTACATCACGAAGATCGTCGCGTGAGAGCCATTCTCAGGGTCTACAAGGGGGTCTCAGGGTGGCTTTGCGAGGGAAAAGGCCAGGCGCGCGGCTCAAAAGGGCGTCGATTGTCTGAAGGGTTAGGGGAGGTAATCGGTGGTGGTATGGCGGGTTCGCACAATTTTTTTGAAAAACTTTTGAAATCTACGGTTCTAGATTCATCCGCAGCAGCAGGTCGTGAAAGCGAGGGTCGTCGCGGAGGGGGTCATGGCTCAGTTGGTAGGCACCAGGCGTTTGAGTTCTTCAAACCAGTTGAGGACGACGTTGATTTGGTCTGCAGTTTGTTCCTCTTCTTTCATCATTAGAAATCGACCTTCAGAATCGACATCGTATCCACCGCGACGTTCCAATCCGCCGTAGGCTCCTTCGAACAAAAGCCTCGGCGTTCCCGCTTTGAATGTGGGCTCCGTCTGGATGGAGACAGCCATCATTTTGTCTTGGACCCGATAGAAAAGCTCCCTCCCGTTAGGTGCCCAGAGTGGCCTGCCGCCCCCACCTGTTGAGATCTGCATCATCCCACCTGGGCCGGGATAGGGTGTGACATAAACCTCGAATTGACCAGACTGGTCGGACACAAAGGCAATCCAGCTGCCATCGGGTGAGAACATGGGATACCATTCAAAAAACTGAGTGGCAAGGAACTGCCGGGGTCTGCGTTCGCCTTTGAGCGGGAGGGTCCAAATGTCGCCATCCACCCCGCCTGTGGTCTGATAATAAGCAAGTAGACCGTCGGGGGACCAGGAAAACGGGGTTTGACGCTCCAAGTTGGTTGAGAGTTGCTCGACTTCACCGGTGCCGTCTGCCTGCATCCAGAAGAGGTTGAGCGATCCGGCTCTGTCAGAAGTAAAGGCGAGTCGCCTCCCGTCCGGTGCCCAGACGGGAAAGCCATTAAATCCTTCAAAAGTCAATGGGGTTAATGTTCCCCGGGCGATGTCGTAGATCCAAATGTTACCTCCGTTAGCAGTCCCGATTGTAACAGCTACGCGCCGACCATCGGGCGATAATTGCGGGGAATTAAAAGCACGTTTTAAGTCTGTGAG
This window harbors:
- a CDS encoding transposase, translating into VEWHRGELFPRVGFIVTNMSAQAQGVIHFYNGRGTAEQWIKEGKYALSWTRLSCQHFVPNQVRLGLFVLAYNLGNFLRRLVLPRRIKHWSLRTLLTKLIKIGAKVVHHSRIVTFQMAEVAVSKEIWAEIWSRIDRLRWITA
- a CDS encoding alpha/beta hydrolase; its protein translation is MRNVSVVAISVMLFVGLGASTPAGAQAAADAKTFVQVASGYRVIPNLTYLRAGGVDLQLDVYHPLGLTNPNPTLIYFHGGGWTNDNKESSALAFLPYLEMGWTVVNVEYRLADAAHAPAAVEDCRCALRWVYRNAEQYKFDLDKLVVTGTSAGGHLALTTGMLPESAGLDRQCPGNRRRAWSTGTTSTEELKVAAIINWYGITDVVDLIERTPGPSGSYTEAWLGSSIDREQVARRVSPLTYVRQGSPPVLTVHGDADQLVPYSHGVSLHKALEEAGVPNKLVTVPGGGHGGFSDEERARIYTAIRDFLSTHVVVRRTSN